From uncultured Roseateles sp., the proteins below share one genomic window:
- a CDS encoding transposase, which produces MTSDKPVKRRHYSEALKAQVMAECEAPGASVAKVALAHGINANVVHRWRQLAREDQPAVPAISSGFIPVPLAPSPIPPVVPASSDIQVQLRRGATTMTITWPVSAAADFAAWTRELLR; this is translated from the coding sequence ATGACAAGCGACAAACCGGTTAAGCGACGGCACTACAGCGAAGCACTGAAGGCGCAGGTGATGGCCGAGTGCGAAGCGCCGGGCGCCTCGGTGGCGAAGGTGGCCCTGGCCCATGGCATCAATGCCAACGTCGTGCACCGCTGGCGCCAACTCGCCCGCGAAGACCAGCCCGCTGTGCCCGCGATCTCAAGCGGCTTCATCCCGGTGCCCCTTGCCCCATCGCCCATACCGCCAGTGGTGCCGGCCAGCTCCGACATCCAGGTCCAACTGCGTCGAGGCGCAACAACGATGACGATCACCTGGCCGGTGTCGGCCGCTGCCGACTTCGCCGCCTGGACCCGCGAGTTGCTCCGATGA
- the tnpB gene encoding IS66 family insertion sequence element accessory protein TnpB (TnpB, as the term is used for proteins encoded by IS66 family insertion elements, is considered an accessory protein, since TnpC, encoded by a neighboring gene, is a DDE family transposase.), with amino-acid sequence MIRVDAVWLAVEPLDMRAGTEAALARVVQVFGAARPHHAYLFANRRANRMKVLVHDGIGVWLAARRLNQGKFVWPRDAGLTLALTQQQLGALVLGLPWQRIGEAGIISVL; translated from the coding sequence ATGATCCGTGTGGACGCCGTGTGGCTGGCGGTCGAGCCGCTGGACATGCGCGCTGGCACTGAGGCTGCACTGGCTCGCGTGGTGCAGGTCTTCGGCGCTGCCCGGCCCCACCATGCCTACCTGTTCGCCAACCGCCGGGCCAATCGCATGAAGGTGCTGGTGCACGATGGCATTGGCGTCTGGCTGGCCGCCAGGCGACTCAACCAGGGCAAGTTCGTCTGGCCCCGCGATGCCGGGCTGACCCTGGCGCTCACGCAGCAGCAGCTCGGCGCACTGGTGCTGGGCCTGCCCTGGCAGCGCATCGGCGAAGCCGGCATCATCAGCGTGCTGTAG
- a CDS encoding IS66 family transposase — translation MIATDRIDTLTPEQLRQALHSALAEVQRHERQAAHDRALIDKLTHEMAVLKRLKFAAKSESFNAEQKSLLEEALDADLAALALEIEQREAGKPNSTEKRQAKRTALPAELPRREVRHEPDSLTCGCGCQLKRIGEDVAEKLDYVPGVFTVERHVRGKWVCGRCETLVQAPVAPHIIDKGIPTTGLLAQVLVAKYLDHLPLYRQEGIFGRAGLAIPRSTLAEWVGQCGVQLQPLVDALKAEMLARAVLHADETPVAMLKPGHGKTHRAYLWSYCTTAYDSLRAVVFDFADSRGGQHVRAFLGLGEPSNSGWCGKLVCDDFSGYKACFELGVTEAGCLAHARRKFHELWANHGSPVGEQALKFFGELYDVEREVRELDPDERKRIRQLRSRPVADALRQWLSGQRQRVPEGSATAKAIDYSLKRWQALTRFIDDGELPADNNWVENQIRPIALGRNNWLFAGSLRAGQRAAAIMSLVHSARLNGHEPHAYLRDALERLPTQPASRIAELLPHRWNPAAI, via the coding sequence GTGATCGCCACCGACCGCATCGACACGCTGACACCCGAGCAACTGCGCCAGGCGCTGCATTCGGCGCTTGCCGAAGTCCAGCGTCACGAGCGCCAGGCCGCTCACGACCGCGCCCTCATCGACAAGCTTACGCACGAGATGGCGGTGCTCAAGCGGCTGAAGTTTGCCGCCAAGTCCGAGAGCTTCAACGCGGAGCAGAAGAGCCTTCTCGAAGAGGCGCTCGACGCCGATCTGGCTGCGCTGGCGCTGGAGATCGAGCAGCGCGAAGCTGGCAAGCCCAACTCCACCGAGAAACGCCAAGCCAAGCGCACCGCACTGCCGGCCGAACTGCCACGGCGCGAAGTGCGTCATGAGCCTGACAGCCTCACATGCGGTTGTGGCTGCCAGCTCAAGCGCATCGGCGAAGACGTGGCCGAGAAGCTCGACTACGTGCCCGGCGTCTTCACGGTCGAACGCCATGTCCGCGGCAAGTGGGTCTGCGGCCGGTGCGAGACCCTCGTGCAGGCGCCTGTCGCGCCGCACATCATCGACAAGGGCATCCCCACCACCGGGCTGCTGGCCCAAGTGCTGGTGGCCAAGTACCTGGATCACCTGCCGCTGTACCGGCAGGAAGGCATCTTTGGCCGGGCCGGTCTGGCCATCCCGCGCTCGACGCTGGCCGAGTGGGTGGGCCAATGCGGCGTGCAGTTGCAGCCACTGGTGGATGCGCTCAAGGCAGAGATGCTGGCCCGAGCCGTGCTGCACGCTGACGAGACACCGGTGGCCATGCTCAAGCCAGGCCACGGCAAGACACACCGGGCCTATCTGTGGAGCTATTGCACGACGGCCTACGACAGCCTGCGCGCTGTGGTCTTCGACTTCGCTGACAGCCGGGGCGGCCAGCACGTTCGGGCCTTCCTAGGCTTGGGGGAGCCAAGCAATTCGGGTTGGTGCGGCAAGCTCGTCTGCGACGACTTCTCGGGGTACAAGGCCTGCTTCGAGCTGGGCGTGACCGAGGCCGGATGCCTGGCCCACGCCAGACGCAAGTTCCATGAACTGTGGGCCAACCATGGCAGTCCAGTCGGCGAACAGGCGCTGAAGTTCTTTGGCGAGCTTTACGACGTCGAGCGTGAGGTCCGAGAACTGGATCCCGATGAGCGCAAGCGCATCCGGCAACTGCGCTCGCGACCCGTGGCCGATGCCTTGCGGCAGTGGTTGAGCGGGCAGCGGCAACGGGTCCCTGAAGGCTCAGCCACGGCCAAGGCCATCGACTACAGCCTCAAGCGTTGGCAGGCGCTGACGCGCTTCATCGACGATGGCGAGCTGCCTGCGGACAACAACTGGGTCGAGAACCAGATCAGGCCCATCGCCCTAGGTCGAAACAACTGGCTATTCGCTGGCAGCCTGCGTGCGGGTCAGCGTGCGGCTGCCATCATGAGTCTGGTGCACTCGGCGAGGCTGAATGGGCATGAACCGCATGCCTACCTGCGCGACGCGCTGGAGCGCTTGCCCACGCAGCCGGCCAGTCGGATCGCCGAGTTGTTGCCGCACCGCTGGAATCCCGCCGCCATCTGA
- a CDS encoding BrnT family toxin, with amino-acid sequence MQITFDPGKSERNRRERNLPFERAAEFEFSTASIHVDLRHDYGEARYIAVGRLDGRLHVLCFTETAEGIRVISLRKANEREVKRHAKVQAHD; translated from the coding sequence GTGCAAATTACCTTCGATCCGGGTAAGAGCGAGCGAAATAGGCGTGAACGCAATTTGCCGTTCGAGCGGGCTGCTGAGTTCGAATTTTCAACGGCCTCCATTCATGTGGATTTGCGCCATGACTACGGTGAGGCGCGTTACATCGCTGTGGGTCGGCTTGATGGTCGCCTGCACGTGCTGTGTTTCACGGAGACGGCCGAAGGCATTCGTGTCATCAGCTTGCGCAAAGCAAACGAGAGAGAGGTCAAACGTCATGCCAAAGTCCAAGCCCATGATTGA
- a CDS encoding BrnA antitoxin family protein: MIDAEGEVRELTAADLKRFRPANDVLPGTLLAKIKVRGPQKAPVKERITIRLSPEVVQPFRATGDGWQTRVDAALKDWLKSHTPAKA; this comes from the coding sequence ATGATTGACGCCGAAGGCGAAGTACGCGAGTTGACTGCCGCTGACTTGAAGCGCTTTCGCCCCGCAAATGACGTACTGCCCGGTACTTTGCTGGCAAAGATCAAGGTGCGGGGCCCGCAAAAGGCTCCCGTCAAGGAGCGGATCACGATTCGGCTTTCGCCTGAAGTGGTGCAACCCTTCCGGGCCACGGGGGATGGGTGGCAGACAAGAGTTGATGCGGCACTGAAGGACTGGCTGAAGTCGCACACACCTGCCAAGGCGTGA
- a CDS encoding GNAT family protein has translation MLTFSPVAATDLDELTAFEFRNRDFFESWINARPSAYYAPGGVEAAIAAALQDAQRDLAYQYLLREDGVLVARVNLTQVKRAHYHCASLGYRVGADHNGRGIAKAAVRLATEQAFSALSLHRIEATCRPENPASIQVLAANGFVEFGHSRRCFQLGASWFDLLHFEAHAQTI, from the coding sequence TTGCTCACCTTCTCTCCCGTCGCCGCGACCGACCTTGACGAACTGACAGCCTTCGAATTCCGCAACCGCGACTTCTTCGAATCCTGGATCAATGCCCGCCCCTCGGCCTACTACGCGCCGGGTGGCGTTGAAGCGGCGATAGCCGCGGCGCTGCAAGACGCGCAGCGGGACCTGGCCTACCAGTACCTGCTGCGGGAGGATGGCGTTCTTGTCGCCCGGGTCAATCTCACGCAGGTCAAGCGAGCGCACTATCACTGCGCCTCATTGGGCTATCGCGTAGGTGCCGACCACAATGGTCGCGGCATTGCCAAGGCGGCCGTGCGCCTGGCAACAGAGCAGGCCTTTTCGGCGCTCTCGCTGCATCGGATAGAGGCCACCTGCCGGCCGGAGAATCCGGCTTCGATCCAGGTGCTGGCCGCCAACGGCTTTGTCGAGTTCGGGCATTCCAGGCGCTGCTTCCAGCTGGGCGCCTCATGGTTCGACCTCTTGCACTTTGAAGCCCATGCACAAACCATTTGA
- a CDS encoding GFA family protein yields MIQGSCHCGAVQWTFKGMPEGATACNCTVCRRYGVLWAYNYEGEGIHVSGPTQAYVRGKAIEFHFCPSCGCVSHWRAQTQGDDGRRRIAVNLRLTEPGPIAQVPIDHFDGLDTFDDLPRDGRCVADYWF; encoded by the coding sequence ATGATCCAAGGCTCATGTCACTGCGGTGCGGTCCAATGGACCTTCAAGGGCATGCCCGAGGGCGCGACGGCCTGCAACTGCACGGTCTGTCGCCGCTATGGCGTGCTGTGGGCCTATAACTATGAAGGCGAGGGCATCCATGTCTCGGGGCCGACCCAGGCCTATGTGCGCGGCAAGGCGATCGAGTTCCACTTCTGCCCGAGCTGCGGCTGCGTGTCCCACTGGCGGGCGCAAACCCAGGGCGACGACGGGCGCCGGCGGATTGCCGTCAATCTGCGCCTGACCGAGCCAGGGCCCATCGCCCAGGTGCCTATCGACCATTTCGACGGCCTGGACACCTTCGATGACCTGCCCCGCGACGGCCGATGCGTCGCCGACTACTGGTTCTAG
- a CDS encoding VOC family protein → MSADHKVPAGCLKPYLVVADAARAIHFYVQAFGAAELFRLAEPSGKIGHAELRIGDSEFMLADEYPDFGALGPASIGGTPVSIHLYVADADATMARAEELGATTLRAAKDEFYGDRCGMLTDPFGHRWHIATRLQEVSPEEMQRRWSEALAG, encoded by the coding sequence ATGAGTGCTGACCACAAAGTACCCGCCGGTTGCCTGAAGCCCTATCTGGTCGTGGCCGACGCCGCGCGGGCTATTCACTTCTACGTGCAGGCCTTCGGCGCCGCCGAGCTGTTCCGCCTGGCCGAGCCCAGCGGCAAGATCGGCCATGCCGAGCTGCGCATAGGCGACAGCGAATTCATGCTGGCCGACGAATACCCCGACTTCGGCGCGCTGGGCCCGGCCAGCATCGGTGGCACGCCGGTGTCCATCCATCTGTACGTGGCGGATGCCGATGCGACGATGGCGCGCGCCGAGGAATTGGGCGCCACGACATTGCGCGCCGCCAAGGACGAGTTCTACGGCGACCGCTGCGGCATGCTGACCGACCCCTTCGGCCACCGCTGGCATATCGCCACCCGGCTGCAGGAGGTGTCGCCGGAGGAGATGCAGCGGCGCTGGAGCGAGGCACTGGCGGGCTGA
- a CDS encoding TetR/AcrR family transcriptional regulator: MPEDVKPKDADKPRARGRPRSLASRDAILKAARELMEQLGPSGVTMEAVATRAGVGKPTVYRWWPDRHAVAMAALMEAQPAAAARPAAKRTRTLQAALEQQMQGIADTFASPKGRSVASMIAASDPNTELSKAFRNHFVLARREEGRVWLQEALQRGELREGLDLDVTLDLLYGPLFFRLMLGHAPLDAAFVKQLLRQVLLGLRIDSKI; the protein is encoded by the coding sequence ATGCCTGAAGACGTCAAGCCGAAAGATGCCGACAAGCCGCGCGCCCGTGGCCGCCCCCGCAGCCTGGCCTCGCGCGATGCCATCCTGAAGGCCGCCCGAGAGTTGATGGAACAGCTGGGGCCCTCCGGCGTGACGATGGAGGCGGTGGCGACCCGCGCCGGTGTGGGCAAGCCCACGGTCTATCGCTGGTGGCCCGACCGCCATGCGGTGGCCATGGCGGCGCTGATGGAGGCTCAGCCTGCTGCCGCGGCACGGCCCGCCGCCAAGCGTACGCGCACCCTGCAGGCCGCGCTGGAGCAGCAGATGCAGGGTATTGCCGACACCTTCGCCAGCCCCAAGGGCCGCAGCGTGGCCAGCATGATTGCCGCCTCGGACCCGAACACCGAGCTGTCCAAGGCCTTTCGCAACCACTTCGTGCTGGCGCGGCGCGAGGAGGGCCGGGTCTGGCTTCAGGAGGCCTTGCAGCGTGGCGAGCTGCGCGAAGGCCTGGATCTGGACGTGACCCTGGACCTGCTCTACGGCCCGCTGTTCTTCCGCTTGATGCTGGGCCATGCGCCGCTGGACGCCGCTTTCGTCAAGCAATTGCTGAGGCAGGTGCTGCTGGGCCTGCGAATCGACAGCAAAATCTAG
- a CDS encoding LuxR C-terminal-related transcriptional regulator encodes MQTPTFARVKIQPPRPRPGLIVRSRLDRPLAAALASCRLVLLSAPAGFGKTAALTQQIAALPASTALAWVAADADDDLNRFAACLVAALDPFDLPWRSSPEAMVATQDGSRTARQALASELLNALDATEVARGLIVIDDAHRIEDPAVFDWLNLLIARLPPHWGLVISSRIDPPLPLAKWRAAGELAEFRQEDLRFDHGEVEHLVASAGHQPAEADSLLQRTQGWAAGLSLALSARQRGGGATLTTRHMFDYMASEVLDDMPEALRLFLLRCSVLPELTPARCAAVSGDAQAALLLEEVERRGLFVSVLVEDGAEGGRTLCLHDLFRDCLDDRLRRERPQELVELLKRAARSDDDPARRIGYLLRAGAWEEAEQVLGEVGADLLTAGAVSTVQRFVEQFPAEFRDQAPLLQLVRGLVSWARWDWPSMCEATQLAAQGFARRGERNLELRALSYHAVALSGLGDEPASRAVYEALISQPIDTETRCRAQLAACWHALGDGQRSRFAPLWHEIVDGLEQLPSLARWYECSPLPTFVGAPGMRAPMQRYVDGVFARLPDGTTALGAVNLMLGGWLQLWAGDVAAAEASAELADEHCRWLGRPANVHAMVGMFHAMVHAVRGRHEAASACMGNLIVEMNAGQAELKRPQQRAFALFHAIRVAVVAEDSATLQRLAGVLRASYPASEWAVGVDQRMTLPAHLAMAEGRLEQACAHWRRALAHEEYIDVFGQALETRFRLADALLQSGGPAERAEAARTLAPVFERVRSSGECGGVLMAGPQVLARLAEQDWQAALPAADAAQLSAWAELAVALRAPTPPENQAPSLAQDAAQTLSPRELEVLTRIAAGDSNKLIARAFDLSPHTVKRHVANIFDKLGLSSRGQAAAWLHARQQS; translated from the coding sequence ATGCAGACCCCGACCTTCGCCCGCGTCAAGATCCAGCCGCCCCGCCCACGGCCGGGGCTGATCGTGCGCAGCCGGCTGGACCGGCCGCTGGCGGCGGCACTCGCCAGCTGCCGCCTGGTGCTGCTGTCGGCCCCTGCCGGCTTTGGCAAGACCGCGGCGCTGACGCAGCAGATCGCCGCCCTGCCCGCCAGCACCGCCCTGGCCTGGGTGGCGGCCGATGCCGATGACGATCTGAACCGCTTTGCCGCCTGCCTGGTGGCGGCGCTGGACCCGTTCGACCTGCCCTGGCGCAGCTCGCCCGAGGCGATGGTGGCGACGCAGGACGGTAGCCGCACGGCCCGCCAGGCGCTGGCTTCGGAGCTGCTGAATGCGCTGGACGCCACCGAGGTGGCCCGGGGCCTGATCGTCATCGACGATGCCCACCGCATCGAGGACCCGGCCGTGTTCGACTGGCTGAACCTGCTGATCGCGCGCCTGCCGCCGCACTGGGGCCTGGTGATCTCCAGCCGCATCGACCCGCCGCTGCCGCTGGCCAAGTGGCGGGCCGCCGGCGAGCTGGCCGAGTTCCGCCAGGAGGACCTGCGTTTCGACCACGGCGAGGTCGAGCACCTGGTCGCCTCGGCGGGCCATCAACCGGCCGAGGCCGACAGCCTGCTGCAGCGTACCCAGGGCTGGGCCGCCGGCCTGAGCCTGGCCTTGAGTGCGCGCCAGCGCGGCGGTGGCGCCACCTTGACCACCCGCCATATGTTCGACTACATGGCGTCCGAGGTGCTGGACGATATGCCCGAGGCGCTGCGCCTGTTCCTGCTGCGCTGCTCGGTGCTGCCCGAGCTGACGCCGGCACGCTGCGCCGCCGTCTCGGGTGATGCCCAGGCCGCCCTGCTGCTGGAGGAAGTCGAGCGGCGCGGCCTGTTCGTCAGCGTGCTGGTGGAAGATGGGGCCGAGGGCGGCCGCACGCTGTGTCTGCACGATCTGTTCCGCGACTGCCTGGACGACCGCCTGCGCCGCGAGCGCCCGCAAGAGCTGGTCGAGCTGCTCAAGCGCGCCGCGCGCAGCGACGACGATCCGGCCCGCCGCATCGGCTATCTGCTGCGCGCCGGCGCCTGGGAGGAGGCCGAGCAGGTGCTGGGCGAGGTCGGTGCCGATCTGCTGACGGCGGGCGCCGTGTCCACCGTGCAGCGCTTTGTCGAGCAGTTCCCGGCCGAATTTCGCGACCAGGCGCCGCTGCTGCAGCTGGTGCGCGGCCTGGTCAGCTGGGCGCGCTGGGACTGGCCCAGCATGTGCGAGGCCACCCAGCTGGCGGCCCAGGGCTTTGCGCGGCGCGGCGAACGCAATCTGGAGCTGCGGGCGCTGTCGTACCACGCGGTCGCCCTCAGCGGCCTGGGCGACGAGCCCGCGTCCCGGGCGGTCTACGAGGCCTTGATCAGCCAGCCCATAGACACCGAAACCCGTTGCCGCGCCCAGCTGGCCGCCTGCTGGCATGCGCTGGGCGATGGCCAGCGCAGCCGCTTCGCCCCGCTGTGGCACGAGATCGTCGACGGCCTGGAGCAACTGCCCAGCCTGGCCCGCTGGTATGAATGCTCGCCGCTGCCAACCTTTGTTGGCGCCCCGGGCATGCGCGCACCGATGCAGCGCTATGTCGATGGCGTGTTCGCGCGCCTGCCCGACGGCACCACCGCGCTGGGGGCGGTCAATCTGATGCTCGGCGGCTGGCTGCAGCTCTGGGCAGGCGACGTGGCGGCGGCCGAAGCCTCGGCCGAGCTGGCCGATGAGCATTGCCGCTGGCTGGGGCGGCCGGCCAATGTGCATGCCATGGTCGGCATGTTCCACGCCATGGTGCATGCGGTGCGAGGCCGGCACGAGGCGGCCAGTGCCTGCATGGGCAACTTGATCGTCGAGATGAATGCCGGCCAGGCCGAGCTGAAGCGGCCGCAGCAGCGTGCGTTCGCCTTGTTCCACGCCATCCGCGTGGCCGTCGTGGCCGAAGACAGCGCCACCCTGCAGCGTCTGGCCGGTGTGCTGCGCGCCAGCTATCCGGCGTCGGAATGGGCCGTCGGCGTCGATCAGCGCATGACACTGCCCGCCCACCTGGCGATGGCCGAGGGCCGGTTGGAGCAGGCCTGCGCGCATTGGCGCCGGGCACTGGCGCATGAGGAATACATCGATGTCTTCGGCCAGGCGCTGGAAACCCGCTTCCGCCTGGCCGACGCACTGCTGCAATCGGGCGGCCCGGCCGAGCGCGCCGAGGCCGCTCGCACCCTGGCCCCGGTGTTCGAGCGCGTGCGCAGCAGCGGCGAATGCGGCGGCGTGCTGATGGCCGGGCCGCAGGTGCTGGCCCGCCTGGCCGAGCAGGACTGGCAGGCCGCCCTGCCGGCGGCCGATGCTGCCCAGCTGAGCGCCTGGGCCGAGCTGGCTGTCGCGCTGCGTGCCCCCACGCCGCCGGAGAACCAGGCACCGTCACTGGCCCAGGACGCGGCCCAGACACTGAGCCCCCGCGAGCTGGAGGTGCTGACGCGCATCGCCGCCGGCGACAGCAACAAGCTGATCGCCCGCGCCTTCGATCTCAGCCCGCACACGGTGAAGCGCCATGTGGCCAATATCTTCGACAAGCTGGGCCTGTCGTCGCGCGGCCAGGCGGCGGCCTGGTTGCACGCGCGACAACAAAGCTAG
- a CDS encoding cupin domain-containing protein, with protein MLIVNHAVLPVEPHPGWHSQCVAGPALGCAGFEVRQIELEAWASADLSVHAGERVLLVQAGSGKQRLDGQPQDFHAPCTLHVPARARHQLCNCGATPLRVIEIRAVADCR; from the coding sequence ATGCTCATCGTCAACCATGCCGTCCTGCCCGTGGAGCCGCATCCCGGCTGGCACAGCCAGTGCGTGGCCGGCCCGGCCCTGGGCTGCGCCGGCTTCGAGGTGCGCCAGATCGAACTCGAGGCCTGGGCCAGCGCGGATCTGAGCGTGCATGCCGGCGAGCGCGTGTTGCTGGTGCAGGCCGGCAGCGGCAAGCAGCGGCTGGACGGCCAGCCGCAGGACTTCCACGCCCCCTGCACCCTGCATGTGCCGGCGCGGGCGCGGCATCAGCTGTGCAACTGCGGCGCCACGCCGCTGCGGGTGATCGAGATCCGCGCGGTGGCCGACTGCCGATGA
- a CDS encoding DUF1428 domain-containing protein, protein MSYVDGFVAAVPTANKEAYRAHAAMMAPLFKECGALSVVECWGDDVPEGKLTSFTMAVKREDNESVVFSWVTWPSRQVRDAGWAKMMADPRMQSGQTPPFDGKRLIYGGFEMLMSV, encoded by the coding sequence ATGAGCTATGTCGATGGATTCGTGGCCGCCGTACCTACCGCCAACAAGGAGGCCTACCGCGCGCATGCCGCCATGATGGCCCCGCTGTTCAAGGAGTGTGGCGCGCTGAGCGTCGTCGAATGCTGGGGCGACGATGTGCCCGAGGGCAAGCTGACCTCGTTCACCATGGCCGTCAAGCGCGAGGACAACGAGAGCGTGGTGTTCTCATGGGTCACCTGGCCCTCGCGCCAGGTGCGCGACGCGGGCTGGGCCAAGATGATGGCCGACCCGCGCATGCAGTCGGGGCAGACCCCGCCTTTCGATGGCAAGCGCCTGATCTACGGCGGCTTCGAGATGTTGATGAGTGTGTGA
- a CDS encoding tripartite tricarboxylate transporter substrate binding protein, whose amino-acid sequence MIELHLSRRKALRLGSAATAVAALFPLVARAQAAWPSKSVRFVVPFAPGGSSEIVARATAVELSKLLGQSVFVDNKPGAAGNVAMGEVARADDQHTVILGHIGTLAVNPFIFDKLPYEGNKAFRPISLLSKVPSLYVVRPDLPVKNLKEFIALAKSRPGQLNYGSAGNGSAGHLAFEYLKMESGIFVLHVPYRGTGPQLTDLMGGRLDAAAVGAPAVMQFIKTGKLRCIATGTSQRLAQLPDVPTVAEQGFPGFEMTQWYGLLAPASLPQAHADKLALAAARAIKEPAAVKLLESEAAIVVGSTAPEFARFIDQEQLRWKPVIARAKIKPD is encoded by the coding sequence ATGATCGAACTTCATCTGTCACGTCGCAAGGCGCTTCGCCTCGGTAGTGCCGCCACTGCGGTGGCCGCGCTGTTTCCACTGGTGGCCCGTGCCCAGGCCGCCTGGCCCAGCAAGTCGGTGCGCTTCGTCGTGCCGTTTGCCCCTGGTGGCAGTTCCGAGATCGTGGCGCGGGCCACGGCCGTCGAGCTGTCCAAGCTGCTGGGCCAGAGCGTGTTCGTGGACAACAAGCCCGGCGCGGCCGGCAATGTGGCGATGGGCGAGGTCGCCCGCGCCGATGACCAGCACACTGTGATCCTGGGCCATATCGGGACCCTGGCGGTGAACCCCTTCATCTTCGACAAGCTGCCCTACGAGGGCAACAAGGCCTTCAGGCCGATCTCGCTGCTGTCCAAGGTGCCCAGCCTCTACGTGGTGCGGCCCGATCTGCCGGTGAAGAACCTGAAGGAGTTCATCGCGCTGGCCAAGTCCAGGCCGGGGCAGCTGAACTATGGCTCGGCGGGCAACGGCAGCGCCGGCCACCTGGCCTTTGAGTACCTGAAGATGGAAAGCGGCATCTTCGTGCTCCACGTGCCCTATCGCGGGACAGGTCCGCAGCTGACCGATCTGATGGGCGGGCGGCTGGACGCCGCGGCCGTCGGCGCGCCGGCGGTGATGCAGTTCATCAAGACCGGCAAGCTGCGCTGCATCGCCACCGGCACCAGTCAGCGCCTGGCCCAGCTGCCCGATGTGCCCACGGTGGCCGAGCAGGGCTTCCCCGGCTTCGAGATGACGCAGTGGTACGGCCTGCTGGCGCCCGCCTCGCTGCCCCAGGCCCATGCCGACAAGCTCGCGCTGGCGGCGGCCCGTGCCATCAAGGAGCCCGCGGCGGTCAAGCTGCTGGAGAGCGAGGCTGCCATCGTTGTTGGCAGTACCGCGCCAGAGTTCGCCCGCTTCATCGATCAGGAGCAACTGCGCTGGAAACCGGTGATCGCGCGGGCCAAGATCAAGCCGGATTGA
- a CDS encoding HU family DNA-binding protein: MNKTELIEHLATKHALTKAEAGRILETLLDAVVTTVKKGGAVAIPGFGSFKQHARAARSGVNPSTGAKIKIAAAKLPKFTPGATFKAAVDPKAAARKAAKVAAAPAKAAKPAAKAAAKPAAKAAVKKAKK, from the coding sequence ATGAACAAGACCGAACTGATTGAACACCTGGCCACCAAGCATGCGCTGACCAAGGCCGAAGCCGGCCGCATCCTCGAGACGCTGCTGGACGCCGTCGTCACCACGGTGAAAAAGGGCGGCGCAGTTGCCATCCCTGGCTTTGGTTCGTTCAAGCAGCACGCACGTGCCGCCCGTTCGGGCGTGAACCCCAGCACCGGCGCCAAGATCAAGATCGCCGCCGCCAAGCTGCCCAAGTTCACCCCGGGCGCCACCTTCAAGGCTGCCGTTGATCCCAAGGCTGCTGCGCGCAAGGCCGCCAAGGTCGCCGCCGCTCCGGCCAAGGCTGCCAAGCCCGCCGCCAAGGCTGCTGCAAAGCCGGCTGCCAAGGCTGCCGTCAAGAAGGCCAAGAAGTAA